A stretch of Camelina sativa cultivar DH55 chromosome 18, Cs, whole genome shotgun sequence DNA encodes these proteins:
- the LOC104760694 gene encoding B3 domain-containing protein At5g42700-like isoform X1: MVVAKQSNYEEFRLKRVEENKKRMEALNLPKLSQNLNPTSLKTSPMKKRCIPRTPEKQMVIVRRSSRLSNSSSTPVYKEVDLHRVQNRRRGVSKSKRRDLSNRVYVSDKIRDEAIARAEKFQADLGSDYPSFVKSMLQSHVSGGFWLGLPVQFCRSYLGKHDGVITLIDEEGEEYETIHLAKRTGLSGGWMGFAIAHNLAYGDTLVFELVRPTAFKVYIIRVGSSGESSEI, encoded by the exons atggTGGTCGCGAAACAATCAAACTACGAAGAGTTTCGTCTGAAAAGAGTGGAAGAGAACAAGAAACGAATGGAAGCTCTGAATCTtccaaaactctctcaaaatctcaatcCCACTTCTCTCAAGACTTCCCCA atgaagaagagatgTATTCCTCGGACACCAGAGAAGCAGATGGTGATTGTTCGTCGATCTAGCCGTCTCTctaattcttcttctactcctGTTTACAAAGAa gTTGATCTCCATCGAGTTCAGAATCGTAGAAG ggGGGTGAGTAAAAGTAAAAGGAGAGACTTGTCGAATCGGGTTTATGTTTCTGACAAAATCAGAGACGAGGCTATTGCAAGAGCTGAGAAATTTCAAGCTGATTTGGGGAGTGATTACCCAAGTTTTGTTAAATCTATGCTTCAATCACATGTTTCTGGTGGCTTCTGGCTG GGTCTTCCAGTTCAGTTCTGTAGATCCTACCTCGGGAAACATGATGGTGTCATAACTTTGATAGATGAAGAAGGGGAGGAGTATGAGACCATCCACTTAGCGAAGAGGACTGGACTTAGTGGTGGATGGATGGGATTCGCGATTGCTCACAATCTAGCGTATGGGGATACTCTTGTTTTCGAGTTAGTTCGCCCTACCGCTTTCAAG GTTTACATTATAAGAGTTGGAAGTTCTGGAGAAAGCTCCGAGATATGA
- the LOC104760694 gene encoding B3 domain-containing protein At5g42700-like isoform X2 produces the protein MVVAKQSNYEEFRLKRVEENKKRMEALNLPKLSQNLNPTSLKTSPMKKRCIPRTPEKQMVIVDLHRVQNRRRGVSKSKRRDLSNRVYVSDKIRDEAIARAEKFQADLGSDYPSFVKSMLQSHVSGGFWLGLPVQFCRSYLGKHDGVITLIDEEGEEYETIHLAKRTGLSGGWMGFAIAHNLAYGDTLVFELVRPTAFKVYIIRVGSSGESSEI, from the exons atggTGGTCGCGAAACAATCAAACTACGAAGAGTTTCGTCTGAAAAGAGTGGAAGAGAACAAGAAACGAATGGAAGCTCTGAATCTtccaaaactctctcaaaatctcaatcCCACTTCTCTCAAGACTTCCCCA atgaagaagagatgTATTCCTCGGACACCAGAGAAGCAGATGGTGATT gTTGATCTCCATCGAGTTCAGAATCGTAGAAG ggGGGTGAGTAAAAGTAAAAGGAGAGACTTGTCGAATCGGGTTTATGTTTCTGACAAAATCAGAGACGAGGCTATTGCAAGAGCTGAGAAATTTCAAGCTGATTTGGGGAGTGATTACCCAAGTTTTGTTAAATCTATGCTTCAATCACATGTTTCTGGTGGCTTCTGGCTG GGTCTTCCAGTTCAGTTCTGTAGATCCTACCTCGGGAAACATGATGGTGTCATAACTTTGATAGATGAAGAAGGGGAGGAGTATGAGACCATCCACTTAGCGAAGAGGACTGGACTTAGTGGTGGATGGATGGGATTCGCGATTGCTCACAATCTAGCGTATGGGGATACTCTTGTTTTCGAGTTAGTTCGCCCTACCGCTTTCAAG GTTTACATTATAAGAGTTGGAAGTTCTGGAGAAAGCTCCGAGATATGA
- the LOC104760694 gene encoding B3 domain-containing protein At5g42700-like isoform X3 translates to MVVAKQSNYEEFRLKRVEENKKRMEALNLPKLSQNLNPTSLKTSPMKKRCIPRTPEKQMVDLHRVQNRRRGVSKSKRRDLSNRVYVSDKIRDEAIARAEKFQADLGSDYPSFVKSMLQSHVSGGFWLGLPVQFCRSYLGKHDGVITLIDEEGEEYETIHLAKRTGLSGGWMGFAIAHNLAYGDTLVFELVRPTAFKVYIIRVGSSGESSEI, encoded by the exons atggTGGTCGCGAAACAATCAAACTACGAAGAGTTTCGTCTGAAAAGAGTGGAAGAGAACAAGAAACGAATGGAAGCTCTGAATCTtccaaaactctctcaaaatctcaatcCCACTTCTCTCAAGACTTCCCCA atgaagaagagatgTATTCCTCGGACACCAGAGAAGCAGATG gTTGATCTCCATCGAGTTCAGAATCGTAGAAG ggGGGTGAGTAAAAGTAAAAGGAGAGACTTGTCGAATCGGGTTTATGTTTCTGACAAAATCAGAGACGAGGCTATTGCAAGAGCTGAGAAATTTCAAGCTGATTTGGGGAGTGATTACCCAAGTTTTGTTAAATCTATGCTTCAATCACATGTTTCTGGTGGCTTCTGGCTG GGTCTTCCAGTTCAGTTCTGTAGATCCTACCTCGGGAAACATGATGGTGTCATAACTTTGATAGATGAAGAAGGGGAGGAGTATGAGACCATCCACTTAGCGAAGAGGACTGGACTTAGTGGTGGATGGATGGGATTCGCGATTGCTCACAATCTAGCGTATGGGGATACTCTTGTTTTCGAGTTAGTTCGCCCTACCGCTTTCAAG GTTTACATTATAAGAGTTGGAAGTTCTGGAGAAAGCTCCGAGATATGA
- the LOC104760696 gene encoding polyadenylate-binding protein RBP47C: MADTTTKVQSPETTTTVVDDENQRVTTSPPPPPPQQPQWKGMRYPSPMVMPHHMMYAPPPYPPYHHHHLHPHHPFHHPHHHHHHHQSRGNKHQNASNTENKTIWVGDLLHWMDENYLNSAFSSSGEISSVKVIRNKHHGLSEGYGFVEFVSHDVAEKVLQEFNGETMINAEQPFRLNWASFSTGEKRLESGPDLSIFVGDLAPEVTDTLLEKLFSEKYPSVKNAKVVIDGISGRSKGYGFVRFGDDSERSKAMLEMNGVKCSSRAMRIGPATPRKPSGYHHQGGYMSNGGLPRHDGESLNTTIFVGGLDSSVTDEDLRQPFAAFGDIVSVKIPIGRGCGFIQFVNRENAEEALEKLNGSLIGKQTVRLSWGHNTGKKQPRGEYAEHWVDHPYYGGQFYNGYGYMVPPHVDQRMYAAAPYGGYPVYGGHQQQQVS, encoded by the exons ATGGCAGACACCACCACCAAGGTTCAATCTCCAGAAACAACAACCACGGTGGTTGATGACGAGAACCAACGGGTAACAACAtcgccgccgccaccaccaccacaacaaccacaaTGGAAAGGGATGAGGTACCCTTCTCCTATGGTAATGCCACATCACATGATGTATGCTCCACCACCTTATCctccttatcatcatcatcatcttcaccctCATCATCCGTTTCATCACccgcatcatcatcaccaccatcatcagTCTCGTGGTAACAAGCATCAGAATGCTTCGAATACTGAGAATAAGACTATTTGGGTTGGTGATTTGCTTCATTGGATGGATGAGAATTATCTTAATTctgccttttcttcttctggagaG ATTTCGTCGGTTAAGGTTATCCGCAATAAGCACCATGGTTTATCTGAAGGCTATGGGTTTGTGGAGTTTGTTTCCCACGATGTTGCGGAGAAGGTGTTGCAGGAATTCAATGGTGAAACTATGATAAATGCCGAGCAACCTTTCCGTTTAAACTGGGCTAGTTTTAGCACCGGTGAAAAGCGTTTAGAGAGTGGTCCTGATCTCTCGATTTTTGTGGGAGACTTAGCGCCAGAAGTCACTGATACTTTGTTGGAAAAACTATTTTCTGAGAAATATCCATCTGTCAAGAATGCAAAAGTTGTCATTGATGGCATCTCTGGTCGATCAAAGGGATATGGCTTTGTGAGATTTGGAGATGATAGTGAGAGGAGCAAAGCTATGTTGGAGATGAATGGCGTGAAGTGTTCTAGCCGCGCTATGCGAATTGGTCCTGCAACCCCTAGGAAGCCAAGTGGTTATCACCACCAAG GTGGGTATATGTCGAATGGTGGCTTGCCCCGACATGATGGTGAATCATTGAACACAACA ATATTTGTTGGAGGACTTGATTCTAGTGTCACAGACGAAGATCTTAGACAACCTTTTGCTGCTTTTGGTGATATAGTCTCTGTCAAGATACCTATTGGCAGAGGATGTGGATTCATTCAGTTTGTGAACAG AGAAAATGCAGAGGAGGCTTTAGAGAAATTAAATGGGTCTCTGATTGGTAAACAAACTGTTCGCCTTTCTTGGGGTCATAATACTGGCAAGAAACAG CCTAGAGGTGAGTATGCAGAGCATTGGGTTGACCACCCATACTATGGAGGACAATTTTACAATGGTTATGGATACATGGTACCGCCACATGTTGACCAGAGAATGTATGCTGCTGCACCTTATGGAGGTTATCCGGTTTACGGTGGTCATCAGCAACAACAAGTAAGCTGA
- the LOC104760697 gene encoding uncharacterized protein LOC104760697 → MMMSSTSSSNNSSSTTSSSSSSYTRGRTNHSSANTKIGKKLKGGDIGVVNRKALNREKIIALQQDVEKLRKKLRLEENIHRAMERGFNRPLGALPRLPPFLPPPILELLAEVAVLEEEMVRLEEHIVHCRQELYQEGASTSSLIANLKCSADLPKHWQNKSKSASSNAIDSESPLSREPCSVSERRRGKENKLSANSIKTPVKIMSAAYTQLNKSLDAKKLEQESHRHYKTSAEMRSYGGTDDPNNISEELVKCLSNIFMRMGSVKKAAVTKSQENNKDTTFRDPYGTCTSFKRRDIGPYKYFNDVEAASVKRNRITSSSSSLFLIRQLKRLLGRLSSVNLQKLNHQQEKLAFWINIYNSCMMNGFLEHGIPESPDMVSLMRKATINVGGHSLNAFTIEHFILRLPYHSKYISPKSSKKNEMAARTKFGLELSEPLVTFALSCGSWSSPAVRVYTAGKVEDELEVAKREYLEASVGISVAKMGIPKLMDWYSHDFAKDTGSLLDWIFLQLPTELRKDALNCLQQGMSLPPSTLVHIVPYDFTFRYLFAI, encoded by the exons atgatgatgagtagcaccagcagcagcaacaacagcagcagtactactagtagtagtagtagtagttatACAAGAGGCCGAACAAATCACTCATCTGCAAATACGAAAATT GGGAAGAAATTAAAAGGTGGTGACATTGGTGTTGTAAACCGAAAGGCCTTAAATCGAGAGAAGATAATTGCTCTGCAACAAGAT gttgaaaagctgaggaagaagctgaGACTTGAAGAGAACATTCACCGAGCAATGGAAAGAGGATTTAACAGACCTCTTGGAGCACTTCCTCGTCTTCCTCCGTTTCTACCTCCACCG attttggagttaCTTGCGGAAGTGGCTGTACTCGAAGAGGAAATGGTTCGGTTAGAAGAACATATTGTGCATTGTAGACAAGAATTGTATCAAGAAGGAGCTTCTACATCTTCACTGATAGCAAACTTAAAATGCTCGGCTGATTTGCCTAAGCATTGGCAGAACAAATCCAAGTCAGCTTCCAGTAATGCTATTGATTCAGAATCACCTCTTTCGCGGGAACCGTGTTCTGTTTCAG AGAGGCGTAGGGGTAAAGAGAACAAGTTGAGTGCTAATTCTATCAAAACACCGGTGAAGATTATGTCAGCTGCTTATACACAATTGAATAAGAGTTTAGATGCTAAGAAATTAGAG CAAGAAAGTCATAGGCATTACAAAACAAGTGCAGAGATGAGGTCTTATGGTGGTACTGACGATCCAAATAACATTTCGGAGGAGCTAGTTAAATGTTTGTCTAACATTTTCATGAGAATGGGCTCAGTAAAGAAAGCCGCGGTTACAAAATCTcaagaaaacaataaagatacTACATTCAGGGATCCTTATGGAACTTGCACCAGCTTTAAAAGAAGAGATATTGGTCCATATAAGTATTTTAATGATGTTGAGGCAGCTTCAGTAAAACGAAATAGAATAACGTCGTCAAGTTCCTCTTTGTTTCTCATCCGACAACTGAA acgTTTGCTTGGAAGACTTTCTTCAGTCAACTTGCAGAAACTTAATCATCAGCAGGAGAAGTTAGCTTTCTGGATTAACATTTATAACAGCTGCATGATGAAT GGTTTCCTTGAACATGGAATACCAGAGAGCCCTGATATGGTGTCACTAATGCGAAAG GCGACTATAAATGTGGGAGGCCACTCTCTCAACGCATTCACGATCGAGCACTTCATCCTACGCTTACCTTACCACTCAAAATAT ATTTCCCCTAAGAgttcaaagaaaaatgaaatggCAGCGAGGACTAAATTTGGATTGGAATTGTCAGAGCCACTTGTTACATTTGCTCTCTCATGTGGTAGTTGGTCCTCACCCgct GTACGGGTGTACACTGCTGGTAAAGTAGAGGATGAATTGGAGGTGGCGAAAAGAGAGTATTTGGAAGCATCGGTGGGGATATCCGTGGCGAAAATGGGGATACCAAAACTGATGGATTGGTATAGTCATGACTTTGCAAAGGACACTGGATCATTGCTTGATTGGATTTTCCTTCAGTTGCCTACTGAGTTGAGAAAAGATGCTCTCAACTGTCTTCAGCAAGGGATGTCTCTACCCCCTTCTACTCTTGTCCATATTGTCCCTTATGACTTCACTTTTAGATACCTTTTTGCCATctga
- the LOC104763179 gene encoding protein MIZU-KUSSEI 1-like, whose translation MPIRSNPYFNMDSSAVLSLLRHTGHSVDSKHSKKSSGSIGGGVLKMFKLIPMLSSGCKMVNLLSRGHRRPLLKDYATTGTIFGFRKGRVFLAIQEDPHCLPMFIIELPMLTSALQKEMASETVRIALESETKTSRKKVLEEYVWGIYCNGRKIGYSIRRKNMSEEETYVIDALRGVSMGAGVLPCKNQYDQEKEGEMTYMRARFDRVIGSKDSEALYMINPEGSGQGTELSIYFLRSH comes from the coding sequence ATGCCGATCCGATCTAACCCCTATTTCAATATGGATAGCTCCGCTGTGCTCTCACTCTTGCGGCACACGGGACATTCAGTGGACTCTAAACATTCGAAGAAATCTTCTGGAAGCATCGGTGGTGGGGTTCTCAAAATGTTCAAGCTCATACCAATGCTATCATCTGGTTGCAAGATGGTTAACTTGTTAAGCCGAGGGCATCGAAGACCCTTACTTAAAGACTATGCAACAACGGGAACCATATTCGGGTTCCGCAAAGGAAGAGTCTTTCTTGCAATACAAGAAGATCCTCATTGCCTACCAATGTTCATCATTGAACTCCCGATGCTGACTTCAGCTCTGCAGAAGGAAATGGCCTCGGAGACTGTGAGGATAGCGTTAGAAAGCGAGACGAAGACATCGAGGAAGAAGGTGTTGGAGGAGTACGTGTGGGGGATTTACTGTAATGGCCGAAAGATCGGGTATTCGATTAGGAGAAAGAACATGAGTGAGGAAGAAACGTATGTGATTGATGCATTGAGAGGTGTTTCTATGGGAGCTGGAGTGTTACCATGCAAGAACCAATATGATcaagagaaagaaggagaaatgACTTATATGAGAGCTCGATTCGATAGAGTGATTGGTTCTAAAGACTCTGAAGCATTGTATATGATCAACCCTGAAGGTAGTGGTCAGGGCACAGAGCTTAGTATCTACTTTCTCAGGTCTCATTAA